The following proteins come from a genomic window of Ictalurus furcatus strain D&B chromosome 26, Billie_1.0, whole genome shotgun sequence:
- the gaa2 gene encoding lysosomal alpha-glucosidase produces the protein MVSYKRLTPEEVNFSGVPLLQSHDDSQDSELKVEDAERPLLARRPQCSVTSALLTLGGFILVVLGVWLLGTVLWLRSTASIGIHRPPSPGKDNRTRPESCSVIPESWRFDCYPERGVVVTEDMCHSRNCCFARAASEQSGVPWCYYPTDFPSYTLAAINDTETGSIGKLVRTQKTYYPMDIEVLRLDVLYESNSRLRVKITDPAQQRFEVPIDVPVVEKRAPNPLYTVEFSKQPFGIIVKRTQTGAVLLNTTVAPLFYADQFLQMSTSLPSNFVYGLGEHRSNLVHDVQWSTFTMWARDAAPEELINLYGVHPFYLLMETDGLAHGSFLLNSNAMDVVLQPAPALTWRTIGGILDFYVFLGPDPSSVVSEYLEVVGRPAMPVYWALGYHLCRWGYDSSNKTWEVVREMRNYGMPQDVQWNDIDYMDRALDFTFDPLNFSTLPDLVKDLHLHSQRYVMILDPGISSTQPPGTYGPFEEGIKNGVFINSSGGGPLIGKVWPGLTAFPDFSNPDTHEWWYRNLQEFHNRVAFDGLWIDMNEPSNFFDGSVDGCPDDQLENPPYTPYVLGGSLRAKTVCASAQQKTTSHYNLHSLYGLMEAKATASALKRILAKRPFVISRSTFPSQGKYSGHWLGDNRSQWKDLYMSIPGVLTFNLLGVPLVGADICGFSQDTTEELCVRWTQLGAFYPFARNHNTKDSAPQDPTAFSPAARTAIKDALLLRYSLFPFLYTLFHYAHVQGHTVARPLFFEFPTDGTTYTIDKQFLLGKSVLVTPVLEPGVDFVVGYMPKGLWYDFYTGTSLVSKGEEVKLHAPLDKINLHLREGSIIPTQRPNTTLWVSSGQPLHLIVCLSEDSQADGDLFWDDGESPDTYETDEYAYVVFSLKQNTLTSQVVRSHVEATYLTVETVSFYGVKTAPSSVTVNSQEAAFNYTSNQVSRPN, from the exons ATGGTGTCGTATAAGAGGCTGACCCCAGAGGAGGTCAACTTCTCCGGCGTGCCTTTACTGCAGTCTCATGATGATTCTCAGGACAGTGAGCTGAAGGTGGAAGATGCagagcgccctctgctggcccgGAGGCCTCAGTGCTCCGTCACTTCTGCCCTGTTGACCCTAGGAGGCTTTATCCTCGTAGTCCTCGGTGTCTGGTTACTAGGAACCGTGCTTTGGCTGCGTAGTACCGCTTCCATAGGAATCCACCGGCCTCCGTCACCCGGCAAAGACAACCGGACACGACCGGAATCCTGCTCCGTTATTCCAGAATCCTGGAGGTTCGACTGCTATCCGGAGAGAGGTGTTGTGGTGACTGAGGACATGTGTCACTCCAGAAACTGTTGCTTTGCACGTGCAGCCAGTGAGCAGAGCGGTGTCCCGTGGTGCTATTATCCAACAGATTTTCCATCGTATACGCTAGCGGCTATTAACGACACCGAGACGGGATCGATCGGGAAACTGGTCCGTACTCAGAAGACGTATTATCCTATGGATATTGAGGTGCTGAGGCTGGATGTGCTGTACGAGTCGAACAGCAGACTGCGTGTAAAA ATAACAGATCCCGCACAGCAGAGGTTCGAGGTTCCTATAGatgttcctgtggtggaaaaacgAGCTCCGAATCCCTTGTACACAGTGGAGTTCTCCAAACAGCCGTTCGGGATCATCGTTAAGAGAACACAAACCGGAGCTGTGCT GCTGAACACGACTGTAGCTCCGCTCTTCTACGCGGATCAGTTTCTGCAGATGTCTACGTCCTTACCGTCGAATTTCGTTTACGGGCTCGGTGAACATCGCTCCAACCTGGTGCATGATGTGCAGTGGAGCACGTTCACCATGTGGGCTCGGGATGCAGCTCCGGAA GAGTTGATCAACCTGTACGGTGTTCATCCATTTTATCTTCTCATGGAGACTGATGGACTGGCACATGGGTCTTTCCTGCTCAACAGCAATGCTAtgg ACGTCGTCCTGCAGCCTGCTCCGGCTCTCACCTGGCGCACGATCGGCGGAATCCTGGACTTCTACGTTTTCCTCGGCCCGGATCCCAGCTCTGTGGTTTCTGAGTACCTGGAGGTCGTAG GAAGGCCTGCGATGCCGGTGTACTGGGCACTGGGTTATCATCTCTGTCGCTGGGGTTACGACTCCAGTAATAAAACCTGGGAGGTTGTGAGAGAAATGAGGAATTATGGGATGCCGCAG gatgtGCAGTGGAATGATATTGACTACATGGACCGCGCTCTGGACTTCACCTTCGACCCGCTGAACTTCTCCACGCTGCCTGACCTGGTCAAGGATCTTCACCTACACAGCCAGCGTTACGTCATGATcttg GACCCGGGGATCAGCAGCACTCAGCCCCCCGGTACGTACGGGCCGTTCGAGGAGGGGATAAAGAACGGCGTGTTCATCAACAGCTCCGGCGGAGGACCGCTGATCGGGAAG GTGTGGCCGGGACTTACGGCATTCCCGGACTTTTCCAACCCGGACACACACGAGTGGTGGTACCGGAACCTGCAGGAGTTCCACAACCGAGTCGCGTTTGACGGCCTGTGGATC GATATGAACGAACCGTCGAATTTCTTCGACGGATCCGTAGACGGTTGTCCTGACGACCAACTAGAAAACCCTCCTTACACACCGT ATGTTCTGGGTGGCAGTCTGAGGGCCAAGACCGTGTGTGCGTCGGCACAGCAGAAAACCACCTCACACTACAACCTGCACAGCTTATACGGACTTATGGAAGCCAAAGCAACAGCAAG tgctttgaaGAGGATCCTGGCGAAGCGTCCGTTTGTGATTTCCCGCTCCACGTTCCCGAGTCAGGGGAAGTACTCCGGTCACTGGTTGGGAGATAACAGGAGCCAGTGGAAGGACTTGTACATGTCCATTCCAG GCGTGCTGACGTTCAACCTTCTGGGCGTGCCGCTGGTGGGCGCGGACATCTGCGGCTTTTCCCAGGACACCACGGAGGAGCTGTGCGTGCGCTGGACGCAGCTCGGAGCCTTTTACCCCTTCGCCAGAAACCACAACACGAAAGATTCGGCG ccTCAGGATCCAACGGCGTTCAGTCCGGCCGCTCGGACCGCGATAAAGGACGCTCTCCTGCTCCGTTATTccctctttcctttcctttacaCGCTCTTCCACTACGCACACGTCCAGGGACACACCGTGGCGAGACCTCTGTTTTTCGA GTTCCCTACAGACGGAACCACGTACACCATCGATAAACAGTTCCTGCTGGGGAAGAGTGTGTTGGTGACGCCCGTTCTGGAGCCCGGGGTGGATTTCGTGGTTGGCTACATGCCTAAGGGGCTCTGGTACGATTTTTACACA gGCACCTCATTGGTCAGTAAAGGTGAAGAGGTGAAGCTTCATGCTCCTCTGGACAAAATCAACCTCCATCTGAGAGAAGGATCCATCATTCCTACACAG agaccCAACACGACACTGTGGGTGAGCAGCGGTCAGCCCCTGCACTTGATCGTGTGTCTGAGCGAGGACAGTCAGGCTGACGGAGATCTCTTCTGGGATGACGGAGAATCTCCGGACACGTACGAGACGGACGAGTACGCCTACGTCGTGTTCAGCCTGAAACAG AACACGCTGACGTCACAGGTGGTACGCAGTCACGTGGAGGCCACGTACCTCACGGTGGAGACGGTTTCGTTTTACGGCGTGAAGACGGCGCCGAGCAGCGTCACCGTGAATTCGCAAGAAGCGGCGTTCAACTACACGTCCAATCAGGTCTCACGTCCTAACTGA